The DNA window GGTGCTCGATGAGGCTTCGGCCTGGGAGGAAGTCGAGGATGTACCAGCGGTTGATGAGGGAATAGACGAACAGGATGGGCGTGCGGTGGCGCCGGCGCGGTGCCGCATAGCGCAGCAGTCGCATGCTGCCCCGCGTGTACACGACGGTGTGGGGCGTGGCGCTGATGGGGGGCTCGCGCACGCCCGAGGCCCGCTCGATGAGGGGCTTGAGGTACGGGTAGGGATTGAACGGGCGGGCCTTGAGGGCGAGCGCCACGGCGCGCGAGAGCTCGACCTGTCCGGTGACGAAGGAGCGCAGCCGCTGGGACGTGGACGCGGTCATGTGCCGGCGCTGGGGTCGACGTTGTGGCGGGGGTCGGCAGGCGCTTCCTGGCGCTGGAGCAGCTCGACGATGACCTCGAGCTGGGAGCCCAGGGCCTCGACCTGGTCATTCACGCGACGGAGCTGGTCGCGGAGGCCGTCGACTTCGGAGGCGGTGGGCAGCCGCAGCGTGTGCAGGGCGCGCTCCACGAGGCTGTTGCGGCGGATGCGGGCGTTGAGGCCGTGCCGCAGCACGGTGCCGCTGGCGCGCAGGTACGTGGGGCTCGCGGAGACGCGGGAGAGGGCGTGGGTGAGGCCGCGTTCGGCGCGGGTGAACACCTTGCCCGAGCGGGTCTCCGGGTGGGTGAGGTGGCCCAGGAGCTTCAGGCTCCGGGCAAGCAATCCCTTGGGAGGAAGAGGGCGGTCCGAGTCGGCCATGCCCGGGAGGTTAGCCCAAGGCGCCCCGCGGACGCAGGGGGCAACGTCCCAAAAGTGAATGGAGGTTCATGTTCGGGGCGGCGAAGGGAGCGGCCCGTACGCTGGCCGCCCCCGTCCTTCCCCATTCCAGGGGGGCTGCCTACTCCCGCGCGAGCTTCTTGCGCAGCAGGGCGTCCACGGAGAACTTGCCGGGGCCCACGGTCATCATCGCCACGGCGAGGGCGAGGTAGAGCAGGGCAATCTCGTAGCTGCCCGTGTGGCCGACGAACGGGTCACCCTTGATGACCGCGTGGAAGTGCGTCGCGACGGCCATCGTGAAGAAGATGCCCAGGGACGCCAGGGGCACCAGCGCGCCCAGAATCCACGCGAGCCCGCCGCCGAACTCGGAAAGGGCGGCCAGCGCCTGGAAGACGCCCGGCACGGAGGCCTCCGGGCCCATCCAGCCGAAGGGGTTCTGAATCTTGGACCACCCGTGCAGCATGAACGCCGCGCCGGCGACGACGCGAAGCACGAGCAGACCCACGCTGGCGGTCGTGGACGGGGGAGCGGGAAACACAGATGCGAGCTTCATGGGAGTTCCTTCGATGAAAGCGGCCCGTGGGCCGAAGCTGGGAAGTAGAGAAGCAGGGCCTGTTCGGGCCACCCGCTGTTGATGCCCGGGAAATTATCCAGTCGCTCCAGTCCCCGCACATTCCCGACAACGGATTGGAATTCTTCCAAGCCGCTCAGGCCTGCCGCTTCACCGCGAGCGGCCCGAAGGCCTGGGCCACCGGCATCAGCGACATGACGTTGATGTTCACGTGCGCGGGCCGCGTCGTCACCCAGTGCACCGCGTCCGCGATGTCCTCGGGCGTCAGCGGCTGGGTGTTGGCGTAGACGGACGCGGCACGCGTGTCGTCACCCCGGAAGCGGACGTTGGAGAACTCCGTCCCACCTACGAGGCCCGGCTCGATGTCCGTCACTCGCACCGCCGTGCCCAGCAGGTCCGCGCGCAGGTTGAGGCTGAACTGCTGCACGAAGGCCTTGGTCGCGCCGTACACGTTGCCCCCCGGATACGGGAAGTCCGCCGCCACCGAGCCCATGTTGACGATGTGCCCCCGGTTGCGCGCCACCATGCCCGGCAGCACGGCGTGGGTGCAGTACAAGAGCCCCTTCACGTTCGTGTCGACCATCACATCCCAGTCCTCGACACGCGCCGCCTGCGCCGTCTCCAGCCCCAGCGCCAACCCGGCGTTGTTGACCAGGACATCCACCTCCGCGAACTCCGAGGGAAGCGCGCCCAGCACCTGCTTCACCCCGTCGCGCTCCGTCACGTCCAGCTTCACCGGCAACAGGCGCTCGCCCAGCTCCGCGCGCAGCGCCTCCAACAAGTCCAGCCGACGCCCGGTGGCGATGACCTTCGCGCCTTCTTGGATGAACCGGCGCGCGATGGCCTTGCCAAACCCCGCCGAGGCTCCCGTGACCAACACGTTCATGGTGTCCCCTTGTCCTTGGATGTGACGCAGGCGCGCTAAATGGCACGGGGCCCGGGTGGGTGCACGGAGAAAGGCCGCGCCACCCACCGTGTGCGCGTGCTCCGGGACTGGAGGGCAATGTCCTCCCTCGAGGCGTGCGTGTTATCGACAAGATGACAACAGCGTGGAGGTGTCACCTGGCGCGCGTGGGAGAGCGCCGAGAGGAGGGGCCCGGGGTGAGGTCTGACCTTCCACGGCGGGGCCCCGACCTGGGGGCATTCGAGTCGGACTGCCCCGACGGCGCGGGGGCGTGTAGAGTGGGCTTCACTCCCCCTCTCGCCCCGACCCTCCACGTGCCGTCTTCGCTGGAATTCGCTCTTGGCATCACCCTGGTGCCCCCGGCTTCCCCCGCACGAGAGCTGCTCACCGTGTCGGCCGCGCGCGCGGGTCTGCGTGTCGTGGACGGCATGGAGGGCGCTGCCCTCGTGCTGGTGGACCTGACCGCGCCCAGCAATGGGCCCGCCCTGCGTGCGGTGCTCGACTCGCCTCGGGCCTCGCACATCACCCTGGTGGCGCTGGTGGAGCCGTCTGAGCAGGGCTTCGCCGCCGCCGAGCCCCTGCGGCCCGCCGACGTCATCACTGTTCCCGTGTCGCCCCATGAGCTCGTCTTCCGGCTCCAGCGCGCCGCGGGCCGCCACCTGGAGCGCGAGGGACAGGAGCGAGGCCAGGAGGACCTGTCGCTCCTCTTGGAGCTGACCGCCGACTACGCGGAGACCTCCGATGTGGAGGCGCTCCTGCACGGCGTCACCCGCCGGCTGGCGGAGAAGCTGGACATCGCGCGTGCCACGCTGGTGATGCTGGGCCGCAACGCCGACGAAGGGGTCATCGTCGCGGCCAGCGATGACCCGGCGCTCAAGGACCTGCGCATCGAGCTCTCCCGCTACCCGGAGATTCGCGAGGTGATGCGCACCGGTCGTCCGGTGGTGATGGACGAGGCCCCCACGCATCCGCTCCTCGGCGACCTGGAGCGCCGGGCCGTGGCCGCGCGAGGCATCCACGCCATCGCCGCGCTGCCGCTGCCCATCCGAGGCCAGGTGCGAGGCGTCCTGCTCCTGCGAGCGGCGGGACGGCGGCGCACGTTCACCGCGCGGGAGATCGACTTCCTCACCACGGTGGCGCATGCCACGGCGGTGGCGCTGCGCAACGCCTCGGTGCTCCAGTCCGTGAGGGGCCAGACGGAGGCGGAGAAGACCGCGCGTCTGGCGGCCGAGGAGCAGGCCGCGTCCTTCAAGCCCTACCAGCTCTTCTTCGCGCACGTCAGCGAAGGCGTGGCCATCCTCGACGACAAGGCGAGCGTGCTGTCGCTCAACCCGTCGGGCGCGGCGATGCTGGAGCTTCCGGCGACCGAGGCACGCGGGCGCCACCTGCATCAGGTGACGCAGCCGTTGGATGACGGTGTGTTGATGGAGCTGGTGACGGCGGCCTCCCGGGGCGAGTCTCGCTCGGGCGTGGACGTGGAGGTACGCACGGGCGCGGGGCGCCGGCTGACCTTGTCCATGTCCGCCGCGCCGCTGCGGGACGAGGACGCGGCCACCATCCTCTCGTTCCGCGACGTCACCGACGCGCGCAAGCTGGAGGACGAGCTGCGCCAGACGAAGGACTTCCTGGAGCGGCTCATTGACTCGTCGGTGGACGCCATCATCGCCGCCGACTTGAAGGGGCGCATCATCCTCTTCAACAAGGGCGCTGAGGCCCTGTGTGGTTACACCGCGCAGGAGGCCATGGCGAACCTCACCGTGGAGCAGCTCTACCAGCCCGGCGTGGCCCGCAAAATCATGGCCACCCTGCGCGGCTCGGAGCATGGCGGCAAGGGCCGCATGGCGCTCACCCGCGAGGAGCTGGTGCACCGCTCCGGCGAGCGCGTGCCCGTCAACATGACGGCGTCGCTCGTGTACGAGGGCGGGCGCGAGGTCTTCAGCGTCGGCATCTTCACGGACATGCGCGACCGGATGAAGCTGGAGCGCAAGCTGTCGGACGTGGAGACGCGGCTGGAGGAGAGCGAGAAGAGCGCCGTCATCGTCGCGCTCGCCGGCACCGCGGCGCATGAGCTGAACCAGCCGCTCACGTCGGTGATGGGCTACGCGGAGCTGCTCAAGCGCAAGCTGAAGGAGGAGGACTTCGCCTGGAAGCCGGTGGACATCATCTACCGCGAGGCGGAGCGCATGGCCGAAATCGTGCGGAAGATCGGCAAGATCACCCGCTACGAGACGAAGGCGTACATGGGGGAGCAGCAGATTCTCGACCTGGACAAGGCGACCTCCCATGAAGACTGACACCCGTGCGATGCGAATCCCGGGTGGCCCCGGGCCCGAGGCTTTCCAAGCCTTCTTCGAGGCGCTCGACGCCCCCGCGGCCCTGTGCGACCCGGCGCTGCGACTCGTGGCGGTGA is part of the Myxococcus landrumus genome and encodes:
- a CDS encoding SDR family NAD(P)-dependent oxidoreductase — translated: MNVLVTGASAGFGKAIARRFIQEGAKVIATGRRLDLLEALRAELGERLLPVKLDVTERDGVKQVLGALPSEFAEVDVLVNNAGLALGLETAQAARVEDWDVMVDTNVKGLLYCTHAVLPGMVARNRGHIVNMGSVAADFPYPGGNVYGATKAFVQQFSLNLRADLLGTAVRVTDIEPGLVGGTEFSNVRFRGDDTRAASVYANTQPLTPEDIADAVHWVTTRPAHVNINVMSLMPVAQAFGPLAVKRQA
- a CDS encoding DoxX family protein; its protein translation is MKLASVFPAPPSTTASVGLLVLRVVAGAAFMLHGWSKIQNPFGWMGPEASVPGVFQALAALSEFGGGLAWILGALVPLASLGIFFTMAVATHFHAVIKGDPFVGHTGSYEIALLYLALAVAMMTVGPGKFSVDALLRKKLARE
- a CDS encoding PAS domain S-box protein, giving the protein MPPASPARELLTVSAARAGLRVVDGMEGAALVLVDLTAPSNGPALRAVLDSPRASHITLVALVEPSEQGFAAAEPLRPADVITVPVSPHELVFRLQRAAGRHLEREGQERGQEDLSLLLELTADYAETSDVEALLHGVTRRLAEKLDIARATLVMLGRNADEGVIVAASDDPALKDLRIELSRYPEIREVMRTGRPVVMDEAPTHPLLGDLERRAVAARGIHAIAALPLPIRGQVRGVLLLRAAGRRRTFTAREIDFLTTVAHATAVALRNASVLQSVRGQTEAEKTARLAAEEQAASFKPYQLFFAHVSEGVAILDDKASVLSLNPSGAAMLELPATEARGRHLHQVTQPLDDGVLMELVTAASRGESRSGVDVEVRTGAGRRLTLSMSAAPLRDEDAATILSFRDVTDARKLEDELRQTKDFLERLIDSSVDAIIAADLKGRIILFNKGAEALCGYTAQEAMANLTVEQLYQPGVARKIMATLRGSEHGGKGRMALTREELVHRSGERVPVNMTASLVYEGGREVFSVGIFTDMRDRMKLERKLSDVETRLEESEKSAVIVALAGTAAHELNQPLTSVMGYAELLKRKLKEEDFAWKPVDIIYREAERMAEIVRKIGKITRYETKAYMGEQQILDLDKATSHED